The proteins below come from a single Rhodopirellula bahusiensis genomic window:
- a CDS encoding AraC family transcriptional regulator, with protein MATGPTDSRLVALLIESSRAYGRGLLRGIAAYAQEQSHWSLRHQEMAINADPPSWLSNWRGDGVLVRAETQKMVRAIQDLGLPVIDLRCWRSAGQFPGFDTEPASVVKLAVDHLRDRGFTRFGFCGFGGANYSDRRLTEMQQYVRSLGHDVVSYMSPGTVHATTFDAEQSGMLDQKGLERWLNSLETPVGVLACNDIRAQQLLNACHHRQIHVPDEIAIVGVDNDDVICPLCSPPLTSVEPNTHRIGYQAASLLETMMDGEAVPADVTLVPARRIVVRGSTDSIPVDDAEFTKAYRFIRENACRGVSVQDVADAVPMSRRSLERRMRMYLKQSPSDLIATIRLTRIKELLETTSQPIKKIARLTGFNYDEHMAKFFKKLTGVPPGQYRRRHRLESIADHEPDH; from the coding sequence ATGGCGACAGGCCCAACGGATAGCAGGCTTGTGGCCCTGCTCATTGAGTCCTCACGAGCCTATGGCCGAGGGCTCTTGCGCGGGATTGCGGCGTACGCTCAGGAACAAAGCCATTGGTCGCTCCGGCATCAGGAGATGGCAATCAATGCCGATCCGCCATCCTGGCTTTCCAATTGGCGTGGGGACGGTGTCCTCGTTCGCGCTGAGACTCAGAAGATGGTTCGGGCCATCCAGGATTTAGGATTGCCGGTGATCGATCTGCGTTGCTGGCGTTCAGCGGGCCAGTTTCCTGGCTTTGATACCGAACCGGCATCGGTGGTGAAACTTGCGGTCGATCACTTGCGAGATCGCGGCTTCACGCGGTTTGGATTTTGTGGTTTTGGCGGAGCGAACTACTCCGATCGTCGGCTCACCGAGATGCAACAGTATGTGCGGTCGTTGGGGCACGACGTCGTTTCTTACATGTCGCCAGGCACGGTTCACGCCACGACCTTTGATGCGGAACAGAGCGGTATGCTCGACCAGAAAGGTTTGGAGCGTTGGCTGAATTCACTCGAGACACCCGTTGGCGTTCTAGCTTGCAACGACATTCGCGCGCAACAGTTGCTGAACGCTTGCCACCACAGACAAATCCATGTCCCGGATGAGATCGCAATCGTCGGTGTCGACAACGACGATGTGATCTGTCCGCTGTGTTCTCCACCACTGACAAGCGTTGAACCCAACACGCACCGCATCGGGTACCAGGCCGCGTCGTTGCTGGAAACCATGATGGACGGAGAAGCCGTTCCCGCCGACGTCACTTTGGTTCCCGCCCGACGCATTGTCGTTCGCGGTTCGACGGACTCGATTCCGGTCGACGATGCGGAGTTCACAAAGGCCTACCGCTTCATTCGCGAAAACGCTTGCCGTGGTGTGTCGGTGCAAGACGTAGCGGATGCGGTTCCGATGTCCCGACGTTCGCTTGAACGCAGAATGCGAATGTATTTGAAGCAATCACCTTCGGATCTGATTGCCACAATTCGCTTGACTCGAATCAAAGAACTACTTGAGACCACATCTCAGCCGATCAAAAAGATTGCCCGGCTGACGGGATTCAATTACGACGAACACATGGCGAAGTTCTTCAAGAAACTAACCGGGGTGCCTCCAGGTCAATACCGTCGAAGGCATCGCCTGGAGTCGATCGCGGACCATGAACCCGATCACTAG
- a CDS encoding DUF1559 domain-containing protein: MTNSNRRRGFTLVELLVVIAIIGVLVGLLLPAVQAAREAARRMSCSNNFKQMGLAIHNYHAAFNQVPTHGAGTNPEPPDAWYKTSTTGNRMRLSALVPMLPYIEQQGLWEQISNPSTQRTDGAVQSPPWPAMGPTPDQIQYMPWVNEIPTFRCPSDPGRGLPALGRTNYGACLGDSIWQLHYGPYSNNRATITNGRARQARDAHRGFFMPLQDSKFRDTLDGLSNTIAMGEMITALQDGDKRGNSVATNGGNSGPFGLAALRQNPNICTDRGYVDPERPQFWLPEFQQQNRRNFARGHRWADYLPLMSGVLTILPPNREACGRYNALGTTLVATVSSRHQGGAHVLMGDGAVRFVTDSIEAGNSNAQNIWQNNVPGSASPYGLWGALGTRASKETTEEF, from the coding sequence ATGACGAACTCAAACCGTCGACGCGGTTTTACGTTGGTAGAACTTCTCGTCGTCATCGCAATCATTGGCGTGCTGGTGGGATTGCTTCTTCCTGCCGTGCAAGCCGCTCGGGAGGCTGCCCGACGAATGAGTTGCAGCAACAACTTCAAACAGATGGGATTGGCAATCCACAACTATCACGCGGCGTTCAATCAGGTCCCAACACACGGTGCGGGAACAAACCCGGAGCCGCCGGACGCCTGGTACAAGACATCCACCACAGGCAACCGCATGCGTTTGAGTGCCTTGGTTCCGATGTTGCCATACATTGAACAACAAGGTTTATGGGAACAGATCTCCAACCCCAGCACTCAACGCACCGACGGCGCAGTTCAGTCGCCGCCGTGGCCTGCGATGGGCCCCACCCCAGATCAAATTCAGTACATGCCTTGGGTCAACGAGATCCCAACCTTCCGTTGCCCGAGCGATCCTGGTCGTGGTTTGCCCGCGTTGGGCCGGACCAACTATGGCGCGTGTTTGGGTGATTCAATTTGGCAATTGCACTACGGGCCTTACAGCAACAACCGTGCAACAATCACCAACGGTCGCGCACGGCAAGCTCGCGATGCACACCGTGGATTCTTCATGCCTTTGCAGGATTCCAAGTTCCGTGACACGCTCGACGGTTTGTCCAATACCATCGCGATGGGCGAGATGATCACGGCATTGCAAGACGGTGATAAGCGGGGCAACAGCGTCGCGACCAACGGTGGCAACTCAGGTCCCTTTGGCCTCGCCGCCTTGCGTCAAAACCCCAACATCTGCACCGACCGCGGCTACGTCGATCCTGAGCGGCCGCAATTCTGGCTGCCGGAGTTCCAACAACAAAATCGACGCAACTTTGCTCGCGGCCACCGCTGGGCCGACTACCTGCCGTTGATGTCAGGCGTCCTCACGATCTTGCCTCCCAACCGAGAAGCATGTGGTCGGTACAACGCGTTGGGCACAACCTTAGTCGCAACCGTCTCCAGCCGGCACCAAGGCGGTGCTCACGTTTTGATGGGTGATGGAGCCGTTCGGTTCGTGACTGATTCCATCGAAGCCGGCAATTCAAATGCGCAAAACATTTGGCAAAACAATGTGCCCGGCTCGGCGAGTCCCTATGGATTGTGGGGCGCTCTTGGAACACGTGCTTCCAAAGAAACAACGGAAGAATTCTGA